In one Candidatus Nitronereus thalassa genomic region, the following are encoded:
- the cysC gene encoding adenylyl-sulfate kinase, with protein MTLHVDNNQLAFSSLPSSQRGFCVWFTGLSASGKSTTAQTLTSQFLELGREVTLLDGDVIRTHLSKELGFSREDRNTNIRRIGFVAKEIVRHGGIVVCATISPYCAIRQEVRQMIGENHFIEVFMNTPLQECQRRDPKGLYSKAARGQLSGFTGIDDPYEQPLSPELQLETTHSSPEANAELVVGYVKTHGWLQGSETRIHAQFHSASSYGECDV; from the coding sequence ATGACTCTTCATGTAGACAATAATCAACTAGCCTTCTCTAGCCTTCCGTCTTCCCAACGAGGATTTTGTGTTTGGTTTACTGGACTTAGTGCGTCTGGTAAGTCGACGACAGCTCAAACGCTGACGTCTCAATTCTTAGAGCTTGGACGAGAGGTGACGCTCTTAGACGGAGATGTTATTCGGACGCATCTGTCCAAAGAATTGGGTTTTAGTCGAGAAGACCGGAATACCAATATCCGCCGTATTGGGTTTGTCGCTAAAGAAATTGTGCGTCATGGGGGAATTGTGGTGTGCGCAACGATTAGTCCCTATTGTGCGATTCGCCAGGAAGTTCGGCAGATGATTGGGGAGAATCACTTTATCGAAGTATTTATGAATACGCCACTTCAGGAATGTCAGCGCCGTGACCCCAAAGGGCTGTATTCTAAGGCGGCTCGTGGACAATTGTCAGGATTTACTGGAATTGATGATCCCTATGAGCAACCGTTATCTCCTGAATTGCAATTGGAAACAACACATTCTTCTCCAGAAGCCAATGCTGAGCTGGTGGTCGGTTATGTGAAGACACATGGATGGTTGCAAGGTTCGGAAACCAGGATTCATGCCCAATTTCATTCTGCATCTTCTTATGGAGAATGTGATGTCTAG